In the Sporosarcina sp. ANT_H38 genome, one interval contains:
- a CDS encoding M48 family metallopeptidase, translated as MKVEIDNKIIEFNIQYGNGKKLSIHIDSFGFITVKAPKDTSKETIVSAIESKATRILEKIHEIELARETSKAREYHAEGKFLYLGKECFLHELINSSELNEEVLKRKLKKFYMTSCKTIIGERIKIYQKQLKVKPKIIEIVESKAKWGSCSSDKKLTFNYRLAMAPIEVIDYVIIHELCHLLHMNHDRSFWRRVGSIMPDYKEKEEYLARHGHSMSL; from the coding sequence ATGAAAGTTGAAATTGACAATAAAATTATAGAATTTAATATTCAGTATGGAAATGGGAAGAAGCTATCCATTCATATAGATTCGTTTGGTTTCATAACTGTTAAAGCTCCCAAAGACACAAGCAAAGAAACTATTGTCAGTGCCATAGAGAGTAAAGCGACAAGGATACTAGAGAAAATCCATGAAATTGAACTAGCTCGAGAAACCTCTAAGGCAAGAGAGTATCACGCAGAAGGGAAGTTCTTGTACCTAGGGAAAGAGTGCTTTCTTCATGAATTAATAAATAGTAGTGAGTTAAATGAAGAAGTACTTAAAAGAAAACTTAAAAAGTTCTATATGACTAGCTGTAAGACAATTATAGGAGAACGGATAAAAATTTATCAAAAACAACTGAAAGTAAAGCCTAAAATCATTGAAATAGTAGAGTCTAAAGCCAAGTGGGGTAGTTGTAGTTCAGATAAAAAGCTAACTTTTAATTATCGTCTAGCTATGGCTCCGATTGAAGTCATCGATTATGTGATAATCCATGAACTTTGTCATTTACTTCACATGAATCATGATCGATCATTTTGGAGGCGTGTTGGCAGTATTATGCCGGATTATAAAGAGAAGGAAGAGTATTTAGCAAGGCATGGACATTCAATGTCACTTTAA
- a CDS encoding 5'-methylthioadenosine/S-adenosylhomocysteine nucleosidase, translating to MKKIAKSKIFGVLLFSALFIVGCSTAEKKPRESRNRQKNTDQPIAIQGAMDVEVAALLDEMKDYKVEKHGNYTFYVGKIGDIPVVVSKTEIGMVHAAASTTLLIEKYHPKTIINQGTAGGHDPHLHVFDTVIGTEVINIGNLRTEYLGEDQGMKPDTWIFMPTRMMENGEEKQYESFQSDPELVKIALSVADKYKYGKVVEGKVGSADFWNREIDRIHWFHEKAGTSVEEMEAASVAQVAKGYNIPYLAVRTVSNSEVSGDNIEDLETAGQYGAEFAVEIVKAIG from the coding sequence ATGAAAAAAATAGCGAAATCTAAGATATTTGGTGTACTACTATTTAGCGCATTATTTATCGTCGGATGTTCAACTGCAGAGAAAAAACCGAGGGAATCTCGAAATAGACAAAAGAATACAGACCAGCCAATTGCCATTCAAGGTGCAATGGACGTTGAAGTTGCCGCTCTTCTAGATGAAATGAAGGACTACAAAGTAGAGAAACATGGCAACTACACATTTTATGTCGGGAAAATTGGCGATATCCCCGTAGTTGTTTCAAAAACTGAAATCGGAATGGTTCACGCTGCCGCATCTACTACTTTACTTATCGAAAAATATCACCCAAAAACAATTATTAACCAAGGAACTGCTGGGGGGCATGATCCTCATCTCCATGTGTTTGATACCGTTATAGGCACAGAAGTTATAAATATTGGGAATTTGCGAACAGAGTATTTGGGAGAGGATCAAGGGATGAAACCAGATACGTGGATTTTTATGCCAACCAGAATGATGGAAAATGGGGAAGAGAAACAGTACGAGTCATTTCAAAGTGATCCTGAGCTTGTAAAAATAGCTTTAAGTGTAGCTGATAAATATAAATATGGAAAAGTGGTTGAAGGAAAAGTCGGCAGTGCAGACTTTTGGAACAGAGAAATTGATAGAATTCACTGGTTCCACGAAAAGGCTGGAACTAGTGTAGAAGAGATGGAAGCTGCCTCTGTAGCTCAGGTGGCAAAAGGTTATAATATCCCATATCTAGCTGTTAGAACCGTTTCAAACTCCGAAGTTTCAGGAGATAATATAGAGGATTTAGAAACAGCAGGACAATATGGTGCAGAATTCGCCGTTGAAATTGTGAAAGCAATAGGGTAA
- a CDS encoding ArsR family transcriptional regulator — protein sequence MSIILGLLGPSDSIEVVQKYLKKYNDITCIPIECLTEEDLNKHVLPSKSDITMWLCTGPITYEIVQKWGKICEPIFHIPFHGSAIYSLLLQLSHQHQVKVNEISYDAISHVELKQVLHETGINESIQYVESETIELQQLIDFHYRCYKRGFTKAAITGHPIQEQLQQLGISAYRLFPTSNSVDSVVHEIRRMYEMLQFKKAQIAVQIIEYDAAFTGLSNTAFTTDKLHEIELEFTKKLRTYTKKVHGSILTIGPGRYVIFSTRGFLQDVTHNFTRIAQIDSFKGLKEEAKTCGIGIGHSAHEAEINAWNALLQSREWGKGSWAVCFDDKTITGPLGKEEQLTYSYISDEIQSIREKTSLSVATLHKLKSIIKKRLKEEISASELAQYMQITPRSARRILNELEVNGLALVVAEESPRATGRPRKIYKLLL from the coding sequence TTGAGTATAATACTGGGTTTACTTGGTCCAAGTGATTCAATTGAAGTAGTTCAAAAATATTTGAAGAAATACAATGATATAACCTGCATTCCAATAGAGTGCTTAACAGAGGAAGACTTAAATAAACATGTTTTACCAAGTAAGTCTGATATAACAATGTGGCTTTGTACTGGTCCAATTACATATGAAATTGTTCAAAAATGGGGTAAAATATGTGAACCAATTTTCCACATCCCATTCCATGGCTCTGCTATATACAGCTTACTCCTGCAACTTTCACATCAACATCAGGTGAAAGTGAATGAAATAAGCTATGACGCAATCTCTCATGTTGAACTTAAACAAGTGCTACACGAAACTGGCATTAACGAATCAATACAATATGTCGAATCAGAAACTATAGAATTACAGCAGTTAATTGACTTTCATTATCGTTGCTACAAAAGAGGCTTTACGAAAGCAGCAATTACAGGTCATCCAATCCAAGAACAACTACAACAACTTGGCATATCTGCCTATCGACTATTCCCGACTTCGAATTCTGTGGATTCTGTCGTACATGAAATTCGGAGAATGTATGAAATGCTTCAATTTAAAAAGGCACAGATTGCTGTACAAATTATTGAATATGATGCGGCTTTTACAGGCCTGTCAAATACAGCATTTACAACTGATAAGCTTCATGAAATTGAACTTGAATTCACAAAAAAATTACGTACATATACTAAAAAAGTTCACGGATCCATTCTTACAATTGGTCCAGGCCGCTATGTAATATTTTCAACAAGAGGATTTTTACAAGATGTTACCCATAACTTCACACGTATAGCACAGATTGATTCATTTAAAGGATTGAAGGAAGAAGCGAAGACTTGCGGAATAGGAATTGGTCATTCAGCACACGAAGCTGAAATCAATGCGTGGAACGCATTATTACAAAGCAGAGAGTGGGGAAAAGGATCCTGGGCAGTTTGCTTTGATGATAAAACCATTACAGGACCACTCGGTAAGGAAGAACAACTTACGTATTCCTATATATCAGACGAAATTCAATCAATTAGAGAAAAGACATCCCTCAGCGTAGCAACGCTTCATAAATTGAAATCGATTATAAAAAAGCGTTTAAAAGAAGAAATAAGTGCCAGCGAACTTGCACAATATATGCAAATAACACCGCGTAGTGCTCGACGTATATTGAATGAGTTAGAGGTTAACGGGCTAGCTCTTGTTGTAGCAGAAGAAAGTCCACGTGCGACAGGTCGCCCAAGAAAAATTTACAAACTATTATTATAA
- a CDS encoding MFS transporter, with protein sequence MEKLQMSNGKRHFIFSLLFLGWIVDSLTLFGMNIAIIPISEELHLTKTQSGMVISSFWLSSACMTLLAGWFSDKFGSRKVIVIALFIISLFSLLTGMVGSFVSILAVRFILGLGDGGLPTGSGVAITEIYKKGVRARAKSILLAAQLLGGVLALYVTAVIADTWGWRVMFYIIGGFGLVVTLLLSIYYHPPKVAKTTRDGRNIMRTSMKDLYKNKMLWVVVIMYFGSSIAQWGFSSWMPSYLESSRSLNLKEVGSIAMIPQAFGLASAILTGYLIDKWLVGKEKFLILFGTIIASICLLLMYNAPSIEMVIVYQSIFSIGSALLSMTILTIPLKYVSENIVGTFMGTMYFVGGLAGFVAPIAMGALIDMFGGSFYAAFIFLAVALIITSICSLLFKVPKDNDGVFESASSEVV encoded by the coding sequence ATGGAGAAATTACAAATGAGCAATGGAAAACGGCATTTCATCTTTTCATTACTATTTTTAGGATGGATTGTTGATTCTTTGACGTTATTTGGTATGAATATTGCAATCATACCAATTAGTGAGGAATTGCACTTAACCAAAACACAGAGTGGTATGGTGATTAGTAGCTTTTGGTTAAGTAGTGCGTGCATGACCCTTCTTGCAGGGTGGTTTTCAGATAAGTTTGGTTCGAGAAAAGTTATCGTAATTGCATTATTCATTATATCCCTATTTTCATTGTTGACAGGTATGGTTGGATCATTTGTTTCGATTTTAGCTGTGCGATTTATTCTTGGATTAGGTGATGGGGGCTTGCCTACAGGCAGTGGTGTAGCTATTACAGAAATTTATAAAAAAGGAGTTCGTGCTAGAGCGAAGTCAATTCTACTTGCTGCTCAGTTATTAGGTGGAGTCCTCGCTTTATACGTTACTGCTGTAATTGCCGATACTTGGGGCTGGCGCGTTATGTTTTATATTATTGGTGGTTTTGGTCTAGTTGTGACTCTATTACTAAGTATTTATTACCATCCACCAAAAGTGGCAAAAACGACACGAGATGGTCGCAATATTATGAGGACATCTATGAAAGACTTATATAAAAATAAAATGCTATGGGTTGTTGTCATCATGTATTTTGGTTCTAGTATTGCACAATGGGGCTTTTCTTCATGGATGCCATCTTACTTAGAGAGTTCACGTAGTTTGAATTTGAAGGAAGTAGGTTCTATTGCAATGATTCCACAAGCATTTGGATTAGCGTCTGCTATTTTAACGGGCTATTTAATTGATAAATGGCTAGTAGGAAAAGAGAAGTTTCTCATCTTGTTTGGTACAATTATTGCGAGTATTTGCTTGTTATTAATGTATAATGCACCTTCAATTGAAATGGTTATTGTTTATCAAAGTATTTTCTCTATAGGATCAGCATTGTTAAGTATGACTATTTTAACTATACCGTTAAAATATGTTTCGGAAAATATTGTCGGTACTTTTATGGGGACAATGTATTTTGTTGGTGGGTTAGCAGGATTTGTTGCCCCAATAGCAATGGGTGCCTTGATTGATATGTTTGGAGGATCGTTTTACGCTGCGTTCATCTTCCTAGCTGTGGCATTAATCATAACGAGTATTTGTTCCTTATTGTTTAAAGTTCCGAAAGATAATGATGGTGTTTTTGAAAGCGCTTCATCTGAAGTTGTTTAA
- a CDS encoding M20 family metallopeptidase has protein sequence MDFRQRLSEIIEEKRQKLIQVSDEIWSYAEVGFQEDKSAQLLCETLEEEGFSVEKGVGNIKTAFIGSYGSGKPIIAFLGEFDALSGLSQSGGETQHNPVEKNGNGHGCGHNLLGTGSLAAALALRYYMEENNIEGTVRYYGCPGEEIGGGKTFMVREGLFDDVDVALTWHPGTRNSVTSMSTLACYEVYFKFKGKSAHASASPHLGRSALDAVELMNVGVNYLREHIIPEARVHYAVTNSGGISPNVVQAEAEVLYFVRAPRVSQTEEVYQRICDIARGAALMTGTEVEIDFGSALSDVIPNITLERMMHDNFIALGVPQHNDDELQFAEKIRKTLSEADKNFEVKTNKDLEGKALSDLIDPFIPASGIMPGSTDVGDVSWVVPTAQCMTACESLGTALHTWQVVATGTTSIAHKGMLHAGKVMAATAMEVLNRPDIIEKAKAELVERRNGEQYVSPLPKEMKEYTVRIY, from the coding sequence ATGGATTTTCGTCAACGATTATCAGAAATAATAGAAGAAAAGCGTCAAAAGCTTATTCAAGTAAGTGATGAAATTTGGAGTTATGCAGAAGTTGGTTTTCAAGAGGACAAATCTGCCCAATTGTTATGTGAAACATTAGAAGAAGAAGGATTTTCTGTTGAGAAAGGCGTGGGAAATATTAAAACTGCTTTCATTGGAAGTTATGGAAGTGGAAAACCCATTATAGCGTTTTTAGGGGAGTTTGACGCACTTTCAGGATTAAGTCAGTCAGGTGGCGAAACACAACATAATCCTGTGGAAAAGAACGGAAATGGACATGGCTGTGGACATAATTTACTCGGAACGGGCTCTCTTGCTGCTGCTTTGGCACTTCGTTATTACATGGAAGAAAATAATATCGAAGGAACGGTTCGTTATTATGGTTGCCCCGGTGAAGAAATTGGCGGCGGTAAGACTTTCATGGTTAGAGAGGGATTGTTTGATGACGTAGATGTGGCATTAACATGGCATCCTGGAACAAGGAATAGTGTAACCTCCATGTCTACACTTGCATGTTACGAAGTGTACTTTAAATTCAAAGGAAAAAGCGCTCACGCATCGGCAAGCCCACATTTGGGAAGAAGTGCACTTGATGCAGTTGAACTCATGAACGTTGGAGTGAACTATTTACGTGAACATATCATTCCAGAAGCAAGAGTGCACTATGCGGTGACGAATTCAGGCGGCATTTCGCCAAATGTTGTTCAAGCCGAAGCGGAAGTATTGTATTTTGTAAGAGCACCTCGTGTATCTCAAACAGAAGAAGTGTATCAACGTATCTGTGACATTGCTAGAGGTGCAGCATTAATGACAGGAACTGAAGTGGAAATTGACTTTGGATCAGCTCTTTCTGATGTAATACCAAATATAACGTTAGAGAGAATGATGCATGATAACTTCATTGCATTAGGTGTACCGCAACATAACGACGATGAATTACAATTTGCAGAAAAAATTCGTAAAACACTTTCGGAAGCGGATAAAAACTTTGAAGTGAAAACGAATAAAGATTTAGAGGGTAAAGCTCTATCAGACCTTATTGATCCGTTTATTCCCGCAAGTGGTATCATGCCAGGTTCAACAGACGTTGGAGATGTAAGTTGGGTAGTGCCAACAGCACAGTGTATGACTGCATGTGAATCACTTGGAACGGCTTTGCATACTTGGCAGGTTGTTGCGACTGGAACAACCTCTATTGCACATAAAGGGATGTTGCATGCTGGTAAAGTGATGGCAGCTACGGCAATGGAAGTACTTAATAGGCCAGATATTATTGAAAAAGCAAAAGCAGAGCTAGTTGAACGTCGTAACGGTGAACAGTATGTATCTCCGCTACCAAAAGAAATGAAGGAATATACAGTTCGTATTTATTAA
- the qoxA gene encoding cytochrome aa3 quinol oxidase subunit II yields the protein MKMKWTFLTLVISILAVLAGCEPVMVMDPKGPQAESITDVIWISIATMALVVIVVFGMLAFIVIKYRASKQSADYEPPHIEGNWLVEVIIVGIPVLIIIFLSIISVKSTYEVEATPKGYEDQKPLIVYASSSDWKWHFSYPEENIETVNYLYIPTDRALEFRLYSYGPITSFWIPQLGGQKYAMSDMVNTLHLAASEPGEYMGRNANFSGKGFAENIFEVEAMPSSEFDEWVEEVQTTADLLTEEKFDELLKPGHLGRLTFKGTHLEFSPAPEGENGGHQHGSSSSEDKIESNDSDEANEESESESEHQH from the coding sequence ATGAAAATGAAATGGACTTTTTTAACTTTGGTTATCAGTATTCTCGCAGTGTTAGCCGGCTGTGAACCAGTAATGGTTATGGATCCTAAAGGACCTCAAGCTGAATCGATTACCGATGTCATTTGGATATCAATTGCGACAATGGCGTTAGTTGTGATTGTGGTTTTCGGCATGTTGGCATTCATAGTGATAAAATATCGTGCTTCGAAACAAAGCGCAGACTATGAACCCCCCCATATCGAAGGTAATTGGTTAGTTGAAGTAATTATTGTAGGGATTCCGGTTCTAATTATTATTTTCCTTTCAATTATCTCTGTCAAATCGACTTATGAAGTTGAGGCGACGCCGAAAGGGTATGAAGATCAAAAACCGTTGATTGTTTATGCATCTTCCTCTGACTGGAAATGGCATTTTAGTTATCCGGAAGAAAATATCGAAACGGTTAACTATTTGTATATCCCAACAGATCGGGCGTTGGAATTTAGACTTTACTCATACGGACCTATTACGAGTTTCTGGATTCCGCAACTGGGCGGACAAAAATATGCCATGTCGGACATGGTGAACACGCTACATTTGGCGGCCAGCGAACCAGGGGAATACATGGGTAGAAATGCAAACTTCAGCGGTAAAGGATTCGCTGAAAATATATTCGAAGTAGAAGCGATGCCTTCATCAGAGTTTGATGAATGGGTAGAAGAAGTGCAAACGACTGCTGATCTTCTTACTGAAGAAAAATTTGACGAGTTATTAAAACCAGGTCACCTAGGTCGTTTGACATTTAAAGGAACTCATTTGGAGTTTTCACCGGCACCTGAAGGAGAAAATGGCGGACATCAACATGGATCAAGTTCTTCCGAAGATAAAATAGAAAGCAATGATTCTGATGAAGCTAATGAAGAATCAGAATCAGAATCAGAACACCAACATTAA